One Streptomyces sp. L2 genomic window carries:
- the mscL gene encoding large conductance mechanosensitive channel protein MscL: MSAKKEKTEPSVLQGFKAFLMRGNVVDLAVAVVIGAAFTNIVNSVVKGLINPLVGAVGTQNLDNYSTCLSSSCKGTHGIQLMWGSVLGATLTFLVTASVVYFLMVLPMAKYLARQEARRKAREGVPATEEGVEVTELEVLKEIRDALVAQRGGQHDAIINQRGPRHDAR; encoded by the coding sequence GTGAGCGCGAAGAAGGAGAAGACGGAACCGAGCGTCTTGCAGGGCTTCAAGGCCTTCCTGATGCGCGGCAACGTCGTCGATCTGGCGGTCGCGGTGGTCATCGGCGCCGCGTTCACGAACATCGTGAACTCGGTGGTGAAGGGACTCATCAACCCGCTGGTCGGCGCGGTCGGCACGCAGAACCTGGACAACTACAGCACGTGTCTCAGCAGCTCGTGCAAGGGGACGCACGGCATCCAGCTGATGTGGGGCTCCGTGCTCGGCGCGACGCTGACGTTCCTGGTGACCGCGTCGGTGGTCTACTTCCTGATGGTCCTGCCGATGGCGAAGTACCTGGCCCGGCAGGAGGCCCGCCGCAAGGCCCGCGAGGGCGTTCCGGCGACGGAGGAGGGCGTCGAGGTGACCGAGCTGGAGGTCCTCAAGGAGATCCGGGACGCGCTGGTCGCCCAGCGCGGCGGGCAGCACGACGCGATCATCAACCAGCGGGGTCCCCGGCACGACGCCCGCTGA
- the moaC gene encoding cyclic pyranopterin monophosphate synthase MoaC — translation MTEPSRGETPGAPAQDRLTHIDDAGAARMVDVSGKDVTARTARASGRVLVSPRVVELLRGEGMPKGDALATARIAGIMGAKRTPDLIPLCHPLSVSGVKLDLSVADDAVEIRATVKTTDRTGVEMEALTAVSVAALTVIDMVKAVDKGAVITDVRVEEKTGGKSGDWSRA, via the coding sequence ATGACTGAGCCTTCCCGGGGGGAGACCCCCGGAGCCCCTGCGCAGGACCGACTGACGCACATCGACGACGCGGGCGCGGCCCGCATGGTCGACGTGTCCGGCAAGGACGTCACCGCGCGCACCGCCCGCGCGAGCGGCCGGGTCCTCGTCTCGCCCCGGGTGGTCGAGCTGCTGCGCGGCGAGGGGATGCCCAAGGGCGACGCCCTGGCCACCGCGCGCATCGCGGGCATCATGGGGGCCAAGCGGACACCGGATCTGATCCCGCTGTGCCACCCGTTGTCGGTGTCCGGTGTGAAACTGGACCTGTCGGTCGCGGACGACGCCGTGGAGATCCGGGCCACTGTGAAGACGACGGACCGTACGGGCGTCGAGATGGAGGCCCTCACCGCGGTGAGCGTCGCCGCGCTCACCGTGATCGACATGGTCAAGGCGGTCGACAAGGGAGCGGTCATCACGGACGTACGGGTGGAGGAGAAGACGGGCGGCAAGTCGGGCGACTGGAGCCGGGCATGA
- the galU gene encoding UTP--glucose-1-phosphate uridylyltransferase GalU, translating to MTQSPHPRISKAVIPAAGLGTRFLPATKATPKEMLPVVDKPAIQYVVEEAVAAGLDDVLMVTGRNKRPLEDHFDRNYELESALGRKGDAARLAKVQESSDLATMHYVRQGDPRGLGHAVLCAAPHVGQEPFAVLLGDDLIDPRDPLLQRMIDVQEQHGGSVIALMEVAPEQIHLYGCAAVDGMVDNDVVRVTGLVEKPDAADAPSNYAVIGRYVLDAGIFDVLRKTEPGRGGEIQLTDALQQIAQEDKAGGPVHGVVFKGRRYDTGDRGDYLRAIVRLACEREDLGPDFRAWLRSYVAEEM from the coding sequence ATGACTCAGTCCCCCCACCCCAGGATCAGCAAGGCTGTCATTCCCGCGGCAGGCCTCGGCACCCGGTTCCTGCCCGCGACCAAGGCCACTCCCAAGGAGATGCTGCCGGTCGTGGACAAGCCGGCGATCCAGTACGTGGTCGAGGAGGCCGTGGCGGCCGGACTGGACGACGTCCTCATGGTCACCGGGCGGAACAAGCGCCCCCTGGAGGACCACTTCGACCGCAACTACGAGCTGGAATCTGCGCTCGGCAGGAAGGGCGACGCCGCGCGGCTCGCGAAGGTGCAGGAGTCCAGCGATCTCGCCACGATGCACTACGTGCGCCAGGGTGACCCCCGGGGGCTCGGCCACGCCGTGCTGTGCGCCGCCCCGCACGTCGGGCAGGAGCCCTTCGCCGTCCTGCTGGGCGACGACCTGATCGACCCCAGGGACCCCCTGCTCCAGCGCATGATCGATGTTCAGGAGCAGCACGGCGGCAGCGTGATCGCGCTCATGGAGGTCGCCCCCGAGCAGATCCACCTCTACGGCTGTGCCGCCGTGGACGGCATGGTCGACAACGACGTCGTCAGGGTGACGGGCCTGGTCGAGAAGCCGGACGCGGCGGACGCCCCGTCGAACTACGCGGTCATCGGCCGCTATGTGCTGGACGCGGGCATCTTCGACGTGCTGCGCAAGACCGAGCCGGGCCGCGGCGGCGAGATCCAGCTCACCGACGCCCTCCAGCAGATCGCCCAGGAGGACAAGGCGGGCGGCCCGGTGCACGGCGTCGTCTTCAAGGGCCGGCGCTACGACACCGGGGACCGGGGCGACTATCTGCGTGCCATTGTCAGACTCGCGTGCGAACGTGAAGACCTGGGCCCGGACTTCCGTGCCTGGCTTCGCAGTTACGTAGCCGAGGAGATGTAG
- a CDS encoding MFS transporter — translation MASTVTSEQAANSPAPPRPGYGRLLRTRGAWTFLLPGFAARQPFAMLTISIVLLVQHTTGSYGAAGAAAAVTGVAMALFAPYSGRLADRYGQRAVLLPGVLVHTLSGLTLTALALAHAPLWALFVAAVPTGASVPQISPMVRARWGVKLRNSPLMTTAAAFESVTDELTFVFGPLLATALCTSVTPAAGLVTEAGLTLVGGLLFAAQKGTQPSVTPPAGHARAEHVSALRIPGVRVLAVTFLGIGSVFGGMQVALAAFTESIGEPGLNGVLYGTFAAGNMLSGIACGAIAWKVAPQRRLVIGYVALALTASALWTAHSALLLAGLGLLVGMCIAPALITGYTLVEGLVPAGARTEAFTWLTGAVALGQAAAVTVAGQLEDRLWGGAGFLVPMGGTVLALATLLALRSRLAPRARNRTVARGVGHRVPVTVD, via the coding sequence GTGGCGTCCACGGTCACCAGCGAGCAGGCGGCGAACTCGCCCGCTCCGCCCCGACCGGGATACGGCCGGCTGCTGCGCACCCGCGGCGCCTGGACGTTCCTGCTCCCCGGCTTCGCGGCACGCCAGCCGTTCGCGATGCTCACCATCTCCATCGTGCTGCTCGTCCAGCACACCACCGGCTCGTACGGCGCCGCCGGCGCCGCCGCGGCCGTCACCGGCGTGGCCATGGCCCTGTTCGCGCCGTACAGCGGCCGTCTCGCCGACCGCTACGGGCAGCGCGCCGTCCTGCTCCCCGGCGTCCTGGTGCACACCCTGTCCGGGCTGACGCTGACGGCGCTCGCCCTCGCGCACGCACCCCTGTGGGCACTGTTCGTCGCGGCCGTCCCGACCGGCGCCTCGGTGCCGCAGATCAGCCCCATGGTGCGGGCCCGCTGGGGGGTGAAGCTGCGGAACTCGCCGCTGATGACCACCGCCGCCGCGTTCGAGTCCGTCACCGACGAGCTGACCTTCGTCTTCGGCCCGCTGCTGGCCACCGCCCTGTGCACCTCCGTCACCCCGGCCGCCGGCCTGGTCACCGAGGCCGGGCTGACCCTCGTCGGCGGCCTGCTGTTCGCCGCCCAGAAGGGCACGCAGCCGTCGGTGACGCCCCCGGCCGGCCACGCGCGCGCGGAGCACGTCTCCGCGCTGCGCATCCCGGGCGTGCGCGTGCTGGCCGTGACCTTCCTGGGCATCGGCTCGGTCTTCGGCGGCATGCAGGTCGCCCTGGCGGCCTTCACCGAGTCGATCGGCGAGCCCGGCCTGAACGGCGTCCTGTACGGCACCTTCGCCGCCGGCAACATGCTGTCCGGCATCGCCTGCGGAGCCATCGCCTGGAAGGTCGCCCCGCAGCGGCGCCTGGTGATCGGCTACGTCGCGCTCGCGCTCACCGCGTCCGCCCTGTGGACGGCGCACTCCGCGCTGCTGCTGGCGGGGCTCGGCCTCCTGGTCGGCATGTGCATCGCCCCGGCGCTGATCACCGGCTACACCCTGGTCGAGGGGCTGGTCCCGGCCGGCGCCCGCACCGAGGCGTTCACCTGGCTGACCGGTGCCGTCGCGCTGGGCCAGGCCGCCGCCGTCACCGTCGCCGGCCAGCTGGAGGACCGGCTGTGGGGCGGTGCCGGGTTCCTGGTGCCGATGGGCGGCACGGTCCTGGCGCTGGCGACCCTGCTGGCGCTGCGCTCGCGGCTCGCGCCCCGCGCGCGGAACCGCACCGTCGCACGTGGCGTCGGTCACCGCGTGCCGGTGACAGTGGACTGA
- the glp gene encoding gephyrin-like molybdotransferase Glp, with protein sequence MSSTATRSAGQDHLWSVDEHLEDILSTVRPLDPIELQLLDAQGCVLVEDVTVPLSLPPFDNSSMDGYAVRVTDVAGASEEYPAVLEVVGDVAAGAADLVRVGPGQAARIMTGAPLPPGAEAVVPVEWTDGGLGEGPVSGMRARSLSPEGAEGQVRVHRPAEARAHVRAKGSDVKAGALALEAGTVLGPPQIALLSAIGRGTVRVRPRPRVVVMSTGSELVQPGESLATGQIYDSNSFALTAAARDAGAIAYRVGAVADDADTLRSTIEDQLVRADLMVTTGGVSVGAYDVVKEALSHVGDEDEPGAGVEFRKLAMQPGKPQGFGSVGPEHTPLLALPGNPVSSYVSFELFVRPAIRTLMGLPDVQRPTTRATLAGDKSLTSPKGRRQFLRGSFADGAVTPVGGAGSHLIAALAQADALIVVPEDTESVEPGAEVEVVLLG encoded by the coding sequence TTGAGCAGCACCGCGACCCGTTCCGCCGGCCAGGACCACCTGTGGTCGGTGGACGAGCACCTGGAGGACATCCTCAGCACCGTCCGCCCCCTCGACCCGATCGAGCTGCAGCTGCTCGACGCCCAGGGCTGCGTCCTGGTCGAGGACGTCACGGTGCCGCTCTCCCTGCCGCCCTTCGACAACAGCTCCATGGACGGCTACGCGGTGCGGGTCACGGACGTCGCGGGGGCCAGTGAGGAGTACCCGGCCGTCCTGGAGGTCGTCGGGGACGTCGCGGCGGGCGCGGCCGACCTCGTCCGGGTCGGCCCTGGCCAGGCCGCCCGGATCATGACCGGCGCCCCGCTGCCCCCGGGCGCCGAGGCCGTCGTACCCGTCGAGTGGACCGACGGCGGGCTCGGCGAGGGGCCGGTCAGCGGGATGCGGGCGCGCAGCCTGTCACCCGAGGGCGCCGAGGGCCAGGTGCGGGTGCACCGCCCCGCGGAGGCACGCGCGCACGTGCGTGCCAAGGGCAGCGACGTCAAGGCCGGCGCCCTCGCGCTGGAGGCCGGGACGGTCCTCGGCCCGCCGCAGATCGCGCTGCTCTCCGCGATCGGCCGCGGCACGGTGCGGGTGCGCCCGCGCCCGCGCGTGGTCGTCATGTCCACCGGCAGCGAGCTCGTCCAGCCCGGCGAGTCCCTGGCCACCGGGCAGATCTACGACTCCAACAGCTTCGCCCTGACCGCCGCCGCCCGGGACGCGGGAGCCATCGCCTACCGGGTGGGTGCCGTCGCCGACGACGCCGACACCCTGCGCTCCACCATCGAGGACCAACTCGTCCGCGCCGACCTGATGGTGACCACGGGCGGCGTGAGTGTCGGGGCGTACGACGTCGTCAAGGAGGCGCTGTCCCACGTCGGGGACGAGGACGAGCCGGGTGCGGGCGTGGAGTTCCGCAAGCTCGCCATGCAGCCCGGCAAGCCGCAGGGCTTCGGCTCCGTCGGCCCCGAGCACACCCCGCTGCTGGCCCTGCCCGGCAACCCGGTGTCGTCGTACGTGTCCTTCGAGCTGTTCGTCCGGCCCGCGATCCGCACCCTGATGGGCCTGCCGGACGTACAAAGGCCGACGACCCGGGCGACGCTCGCCGGGGACAAGTCCCTGACCTCGCCGAAGGGCCGCAGACAGTTCCTGCGGGGCAGCTTCGCCGACGGTGCGGTGACCCCGGTCGGCGGCGCCGGCTCCCACCTGATCGCGGCCCTCGCGCAGGCCGACGCGCTGATCGTCGTACCCGAGGACACCGAGTCGGTGGAGCCGGGCGCCGAGGTCGAGGTGGTCCTGCTCGGCTGA
- a CDS encoding S-methyl-5'-thioadenosine phosphorylase, translated as MANAEIGVIGGSGFYSFLDDVTEVRVDTPYGPPSDSLFLGEIAGRRVAFLPRHGRGHHLPPHRINYRANLWALRSVGVRQVLGPCAVGGLRAEYGPGTLLVPDQMVDRTKSREQTYFDGLPLPGGGLPNVVHVSMADPYCPNGRAAALKAARGRDWEAVDGGTLVVVEGPRFSTRAESLWHQAQGWSVVGMTGHPEAALARELQLCYTSLTLVTDLDAGAETGEGVSHEEVLRVFAANVDRLRGVLFDAVAALPETAARDCLCVDSLGGMDPGFELP; from the coding sequence ATGGCGAACGCAGAGATCGGCGTAATCGGCGGCTCGGGTTTCTACTCGTTCCTCGACGACGTGACCGAGGTCCGGGTGGACACCCCCTACGGGCCGCCCAGCGACTCCCTCTTCCTCGGCGAGATCGCCGGCCGGCGGGTCGCCTTCCTGCCCCGGCACGGCCGCGGCCACCATCTGCCGCCGCACCGCATCAACTACCGGGCCAACCTGTGGGCGCTGCGCTCCGTCGGCGTCCGCCAGGTCCTCGGCCCGTGCGCCGTGGGCGGCCTGCGCGCCGAGTACGGGCCGGGCACGCTGCTGGTGCCGGACCAGATGGTCGACCGTACGAAATCCCGCGAGCAGACCTACTTCGACGGGCTGCCGCTGCCCGGCGGCGGCCTGCCGAACGTGGTGCACGTGTCCATGGCCGACCCGTACTGCCCGAACGGCCGCGCCGCCGCGCTGAAGGCGGCCCGGGGCCGGGACTGGGAGGCGGTGGACGGCGGCACGCTGGTCGTGGTCGAGGGGCCGCGCTTCTCGACCCGCGCCGAATCGCTGTGGCACCAGGCGCAGGGCTGGTCGGTGGTGGGCATGACCGGCCACCCGGAAGCGGCCCTCGCCCGTGAGCTCCAGCTCTGCTACACCTCGCTGACCCTGGTGACCGACCTCGACGCGGGCGCCGAGACCGGCGAGGGCGTCTCCCACGAGGAGGTGCTGCGCGTCTTCGCCGCCAACGTGGACCGGCTGCGGGGTGTTCTCTTCGACGCGGTGGCGGCCCTGCCGGAGACGGCGGCGCGGGACTGCCTGTGCGTGGACTCGCTCGGCGGGATGGATCCTGGGTTCGAGCTGCCCTGA
- a CDS encoding penicillin acylase family protein, with amino-acid sequence MPPNTTATTGDKPGKSGRKKGRKARLVVLVLVLAIIGGIAYGAYWSISTVRASFPQTTGTITLDGLSGPVDVKRDGYGIPQIYASSPQDLFMAQGYVQAQDRFYEMDVRRHMTSGRLSEMFGKSQVKNDEFLRTLGWDRVAKKEYDTKLSASTKKYLQAYAKGVNAYLHGRSGKDISLEYAALGFTNDYKPVQWTPVDSVSWLKAMAWDLRGNMQDEIDRALMTSRLGPQQIADLYPEYPYGRNKPIVREGQYDTLTKSFQQGGSQSGSQGTSGTTGTANGSGTGGSGTSGSALTSQLTSLNKVLDNVPTAVGVNGHGIGSNSWVVAGNYTITGKPLLANDPHLSPSLPSVWYQMGLHCRTVSSACPYDVTGYTFAGMPGVVIGHNADIAWGMTNSGVDVTDLYLEKLTGDGYLYDGKVRPFTNREETIEVAGGKAKKIVVRQTADGMPLLSDRDDELVEVGKKASVASAAPDRGDGYGIALRWTALDAGTTMDAVFAMDRATDWKDFRAAAALFDVPSQNLVYADKKNIGYTLPGKIPTRSASDDGSIPAPGWDKKYRWTGFIHEDELPYEFNPKQGYIVTANQAVIDKDKYPYTLTTDWGYGTRSQRITDLIESKIKDGGRISPDDMRQMQLDNSSEIARMLTPYLLKIDLKDPDVRQAQKLLEGWDYTQTSDSAAAAYFNAVWRNILKLAFGNKLPKELRVKGQCLWVDKIDSTGPLDDDTKVRECGERDADQAQPDGGDRWFEVVRDLLDKPDSDWWKTPASRANARPGAVNRDQLFARAMIDARWELTAKLGKDIDTWSWGRLHRLFLKNQTLGTEGPGILQYVLNRGPWKLGGGEAAVDATGWNAAGGYGVEWVPSMRMVVNMADLDKSKWINLTGASGHAYSAHYTDQTDKWVKGELLPWSFSTKAVDDSTSDTLVLKP; translated from the coding sequence ATGCCCCCCAACACCACCGCCACAACGGGTGACAAGCCCGGCAAGTCCGGCAGGAAGAAGGGGCGAAAAGCCCGACTCGTCGTGCTGGTGCTGGTCCTGGCCATCATCGGCGGCATCGCCTACGGGGCGTACTGGTCGATCAGCACCGTCCGCGCCTCCTTCCCGCAGACCACGGGAACCATCACGCTCGACGGCCTGTCAGGCCCGGTCGACGTGAAGCGGGACGGCTACGGCATCCCGCAGATCTACGCCTCCTCGCCCCAGGACCTCTTCATGGCGCAGGGGTACGTCCAGGCGCAGGACAGGTTCTACGAGATGGACGTGCGCCGCCACATGACCTCCGGGCGCCTGTCGGAGATGTTCGGCAAGAGCCAGGTCAAGAACGACGAGTTCCTGCGGACCCTCGGCTGGGACCGGGTGGCGAAGAAGGAGTACGACACCAAGCTGTCGGCCTCCACCAAGAAGTACCTCCAGGCGTACGCCAAGGGAGTCAACGCCTACCTGCACGGCAGGAGCGGCAAGGACATCTCCCTGGAGTACGCGGCCCTCGGGTTCACCAACGACTACAAGCCGGTCCAGTGGACCCCGGTCGACTCGGTCTCCTGGCTCAAGGCCATGGCCTGGGACCTGCGGGGCAACATGCAGGACGAGATCGACCGCGCCCTGATGACCAGCCGTCTCGGCCCGCAGCAGATCGCCGACCTGTACCCGGAGTACCCGTACGGCCGGAACAAGCCGATCGTGCGCGAGGGCCAGTACGACACGCTGACCAAGAGCTTCCAGCAGGGCGGCTCGCAGAGCGGCTCCCAAGGCACGTCGGGCACGACCGGCACGGCGAACGGCTCCGGCACGGGCGGCTCCGGCACCTCCGGCTCGGCCCTCACGTCCCAGCTGACCAGCCTCAACAAGGTCCTCGACAACGTCCCCACCGCCGTCGGCGTCAACGGCCACGGCATCGGCTCGAACTCCTGGGTCGTCGCCGGCAACTACACGATCACCGGCAAGCCCCTGCTCGCCAACGACCCGCACCTCTCCCCGTCGCTGCCGTCCGTCTGGTACCAGATGGGCCTGCACTGCCGCACGGTCTCCAGCGCCTGCCCGTACGACGTCACCGGCTACACCTTCGCCGGCATGCCCGGCGTGGTCATCGGCCACAACGCCGACATCGCCTGGGGCATGACCAACTCCGGGGTCGACGTCACCGACCTCTACCTGGAGAAGCTCACCGGCGACGGCTACCTGTACGACGGCAAGGTGCGCCCGTTCACCAACCGCGAGGAGACCATCGAGGTCGCCGGCGGCAAGGCCAAGAAGATCGTCGTCCGCCAGACCGCCGACGGCATGCCGCTGCTGTCGGACCGCGACGACGAACTCGTCGAGGTCGGCAAGAAGGCGAGCGTCGCGTCCGCCGCCCCCGACCGCGGGGACGGCTACGGCATCGCCCTGCGCTGGACCGCCCTCGACGCCGGCACCACCATGGACGCCGTCTTCGCGATGGACCGGGCGACCGACTGGAAGGACTTCCGCGCCGCCGCCGCCCTGTTCGACGTGCCCTCGCAGAACCTGGTGTACGCGGACAAGAAGAACATCGGCTACACCCTGCCGGGCAAGATCCCCACGCGCTCCGCGTCGGACGACGGCTCCATCCCCGCGCCGGGCTGGGACAAGAAGTACCGCTGGACCGGCTTCATCCACGAGGACGAACTGCCGTACGAGTTCAACCCGAAGCAGGGGTACATCGTCACCGCCAACCAGGCCGTGATCGACAAGGACAAGTACCCGTACACCCTCACCACCGACTGGGGCTACGGCACCCGCAGCCAGCGCATCACCGACCTGATCGAGTCCAAGATCAAGGACGGCGGCAGGATCTCGCCCGACGACATGCGGCAGATGCAGCTGGACAACAGCAGCGAGATCGCCAGAATGCTGACGCCCTACCTGCTGAAGATCGACCTGAAGGACCCCGACGTCCGCCAGGCGCAGAAGCTCCTGGAGGGCTGGGACTACACCCAGACCTCCGACTCCGCGGCCGCCGCCTACTTCAACGCCGTCTGGCGCAACATCCTCAAGCTCGCCTTCGGCAACAAGCTGCCCAAGGAGCTGCGGGTCAAGGGCCAGTGCCTATGGGTCGACAAGATCGACAGCACCGGACCGCTGGACGACGACACCAAGGTGCGCGAGTGCGGCGAGCGCGACGCCGACCAGGCCCAGCCCGACGGCGGCGACCGCTGGTTCGAGGTGGTCCGCGACCTGCTGGACAAGCCGGACAGCGACTGGTGGAAGACCCCCGCCTCGCGCGCCAACGCCCGCCCCGGCGCCGTCAACCGCGACCAGCTCTTCGCCCGCGCCATGATCGACGCCCGCTGGGAGCTGACCGCCAAGCTCGGCAAGGACATCGACACCTGGAGCTGGGGCCGGCTGCACCGGCTGTTCCTGAAGAACCAGACCCTCGGCACCGAGGGCCCCGGAATCCTGCAGTACGTCCTCAACCGCGGCCCCTGGAAGCTCGGCGGCGGCGAGGCCGCGGTCGACGCGACCGGCTGGAACGCGGCCGGCGGCTACGGCGTGGAATGGGTGCCGTCGATGCGGATGGTCGTCAACATGGCCGACCTCGACAAGTCGAAGTGGATCAACCTGACCGGCGCCTCCGGGCACGCGTACAGCGCCCACTACACCGACCAGACCGACAAATGGGTCAAGGGTGAGCTGCTGCCCTGGTCGTTCTCGACGAAGGCGGTCGACGACAGCACGAGCGACACGCTGGTTCTCAAGCCCTGA
- a CDS encoding 5-formyltetrahydrofolate cyclo-ligase — translation MENVGRTAEPDKRRLRREFLAVRNGLTADVVAGTGRTLAERARDLPELARARTVAAYVSVGSEPPTRALLDALRARGARVLLPALLPDNDLDWGEYGGPDSLARIQHGGKMALFEPSGERLGPDAVTSADCVLLPGLAVDGRGMRLGRGGGSYDRVLARLDRAGAHPALVVLLYDTEVVDRVPAEAHDRPVHAVVTPSGVRRFRA, via the coding sequence GTGGAAAACGTCGGACGGACGGCCGAGCCTGACAAGCGGAGGTTGCGGCGCGAGTTCCTCGCGGTGAGGAACGGGTTGACGGCGGATGTCGTCGCGGGGACGGGCCGCACGCTGGCGGAACGCGCGCGGGACCTGCCCGAACTGGCGCGTGCGCGCACGGTGGCGGCGTACGTCTCCGTCGGGAGCGAACCCCCCACGCGCGCGCTGCTGGACGCGCTCCGCGCGCGGGGCGCGCGGGTCCTGCTGCCCGCGCTGCTGCCGGACAACGACCTGGACTGGGGCGAGTACGGCGGTCCGGACTCGCTGGCGCGGATTCAGCATGGCGGAAAAATGGCGCTGTTCGAGCCGTCGGGCGAGCGTCTCGGCCCGGACGCCGTGACATCGGCGGACTGCGTGCTGCTGCCCGGTCTCGCGGTGGACGGGCGCGGGATGCGGCTGGGCCGCGGCGGAGGGTCGTACGACCGTGTCCTGGCCCGCCTGGACCGCGCGGGCGCGCATCCGGCCCTGGTGGTGCTGCTCTACGACACGGAGGTCGTCGACCGGGTGCCGGCCGAGGCGCACGACCGCCCCGTGCACGCCGTGGTGACGCCGTCGGGCGTGCGCCGCTTCCGCGCGTGA
- a CDS encoding potassium/proton antiporter gives MTVHHLNQLLLVGSIVLLVAVAAVRLSSRSGLPSLLVYLGIGILMGQDGVGHIHFDNAELTQVMGYAALVVILAEGGLGTKWKEVRPVLPSASVLATAGVAVSVGVTAAGAHLLVGLEWRQALIIGAVVSSTDAAAVFSVLRRIPLPARVTGTLEAESGFNDAPVVILVVAFSTAGPVDHWYVLLGEIALELAIGAAIGLAVGWFGSWGLKHVALPASGLYPIAVMAIAVTAYAAGSLAHGSGFLAVYLASMMLGNAKLPHWPATRGFAEGLGWIAQIGMFVLLGLLVTPHELGDDVWPALVTGLVLTMVARPLSVVFSLAPFRVPWAEQALMSWAGLRGAVPIILATIPMVNGVAGSHRIFNIVFVLVVVYTLLQGPTLPWLARTLRLGEKGEAADLGIESAPLERLSGHLLSISIPEGSRMHGVEVAELRLPAGSAVTLVVRGGESFVPLPSTVLRHGDELLVVATDPVRDAAERRLRAVAHGGKLAGWLGTNGTR, from the coding sequence CTGACTGTTCACCACCTCAACCAGCTTCTGCTCGTCGGCTCAATCGTCCTGCTCGTCGCCGTGGCGGCCGTACGGCTCTCGTCCCGCAGCGGGCTCCCCAGCCTGCTCGTCTACCTGGGCATCGGCATCCTCATGGGCCAGGACGGCGTGGGGCACATCCACTTCGACAACGCCGAACTGACCCAGGTCATGGGATACGCGGCCCTGGTCGTGATCCTCGCCGAGGGCGGTCTGGGCACCAAGTGGAAAGAGGTCCGGCCGGTGCTGCCGTCCGCCTCCGTGCTGGCCACGGCGGGCGTCGCGGTGAGCGTCGGGGTCACGGCGGCGGGCGCGCATCTGCTGGTGGGGCTGGAGTGGCGGCAGGCCCTCATCATCGGGGCCGTGGTGTCCTCCACGGACGCGGCGGCGGTGTTCTCGGTGCTGCGCAGGATCCCCCTCCCCGCGCGCGTGACGGGCACGCTGGAGGCGGAGTCCGGCTTCAACGACGCCCCGGTGGTCATCCTGGTCGTCGCCTTCTCCACGGCCGGCCCGGTCGACCACTGGTACGTCCTGCTGGGCGAGATAGCCCTGGAGCTGGCCATCGGCGCCGCGATCGGGCTCGCGGTCGGCTGGTTCGGCTCCTGGGGGCTGAAGCACGTGGCCCTGCCGGCCTCCGGTCTCTACCCGATCGCCGTCATGGCGATCGCCGTCACCGCCTACGCGGCCGGCTCCCTGGCGCACGGCAGCGGCTTCCTGGCCGTCTACCTGGCCTCGATGATGCTCGGCAACGCCAAGCTCCCGCACTGGCCGGCCACGCGCGGCTTCGCCGAGGGGCTGGGCTGGATCGCCCAGATCGGCATGTTCGTCCTGCTCGGTCTGCTGGTCACCCCGCACGAACTGGGCGACGACGTCTGGCCCGCCCTGGTGACCGGCCTTGTGCTCACCATGGTGGCCCGCCCGCTGAGCGTGGTGTTCAGCCTCGCGCCGTTCCGGGTGCCGTGGGCGGAGCAGGCGCTGATGTCCTGGGCGGGACTGCGGGGCGCGGTGCCCATCATCCTGGCGACGATCCCGATGGTGAACGGCGTCGCGGGCAGCCACCGCATCTTCAACATCGTCTTCGTCCTGGTCGTCGTCTACACGCTGCTCCAGGGGCCGACCCTGCCCTGGCTGGCGCGGACCCTGCGGCTCGGCGAGAAGGGCGAGGCGGCCGACCTCGGCATCGAGTCGGCGCCCCTGGAGCGGCTCAGCGGGCACCTGCTGTCCATCTCCATCCCCGAGGGCTCGCGGATGCACGGCGTCGAGGTGGCCGAACTGCGGCTGCCCGCCGGCTCCGCGGTCACCCTCGTCGTGCGCGGAGGAGAATCGTTCGTTCCGCTGCCGTCGACGGTGCTGCGGCACGGGGACGAACTCCTCGTGGTCGCCACCGACCCGGTCCGCGACGCGGCGGAACGCCGGCTGCGGGCGGTCGCCCACGGCGGCAAGCTGGCGGGCTGGCTGGGCACGAACGGGACGCGCTAG
- a CDS encoding FmdB family zinc ribbon protein: protein MPTYQYQCTACGEGLEAVQKFTDDALTECPSCQGRLKKVFSAVGIVFKGSGFYRNDSRGSSSSSSSASKPAASSSSSSDAKSSSSASSSSSSTSSSSTSSSSSSSTGSASSSAA, encoded by the coding sequence GTGCCGACCTACCAGTACCAGTGCACCGCGTGCGGCGAGGGCCTTGAGGCGGTGCAGAAGTTCACCGACGACGCCCTGACCGAGTGCCCCAGCTGCCAGGGACGCCTGAAGAAGGTGTTCTCCGCGGTCGGCATCGTCTTCAAGGGCTCCGGCTTCTACCGCAACGACTCCCGCGGCTCCTCGTCGAGCAGCAGCTCGGCGTCGAAGCCGGCCGCGTCGAGCTCGTCGTCGTCCGACGCCAAGTCGTCCTCGTCGGCCTCGTCCTCCTCCTCTTCGACGTCTTCCTCGTCGACGTCCTCGTCGTCCTCCTCCTCGACGGGTTCCGCGAGCAGCTCGGCCGCCTGA